Below is a window of bacterium DNA.
AAGTCCGGCCACCGTGACCCGGCGCGCCGGCACGTTGTCCGCGGCGAGGCCCGCGGGGATCTGCGCGAGCACGTAGCCGAGGAGGTAGGCGGAGAGGAGTCCCCCGACCCCGGCGTAGTCCACGTGGTAGGCGGCCCGGAGGTCGTTGAAGAACGGGACGACGTCGATCCGCTGCGCGTTGGCGATGAAGAGCACGCCCCACCCCGCGGCGGCGGCGGTCCGCAGCGGTTCGCCCATCACGCCGACGTTGCCGCCGCGCGCGGCGGACGTCCGGTCAGGCGTAGGCGTCGTAGACGGCGCGGCCTACCTCCGCGATCGCCAGTCGTCCCTTGAGATCGTCCGCCAGGTCGCGGGTGAAGACGCTCACCACGCACGGCCCGGCGGCGGTGTACAGCACGCCGGCGTCGTTGCTGACGCGCGTGAGCGACCCCGTCTTGTGCGCCATTTCGATCCCCGGCGGCAGCAGCAGCGGCAGCCGGTCGCGTACCTGCTGGCGGCGCATGATGTCGAGCATGAGGCGGCACGCCTCGCGCGGGATCGGCCCGTCGGTCCCGTTCCCGAGGACCGGCCGCACGATCAGCTCGATCAGGCGTCCCATCTCGCGCGGCGTGGTCATGTTCGCGCGCGCGTCGTGGTAGACGCGCGCGTTCCAATCCAGCTGCCGGAGGCGGAGGCGCTCCGCGGCGAGCCGGCGGGTCTCCGACGTGTCCGGCGCGTCTCCGAGTCCGACGAGGTCGCGGAGCAGGCCGCGGCAGCCCATCGTCACGACGGTGCGGCGCAACCCGCAGGCCGCGAGCCGCGCGTTGACGGCGTCCGCGCCGATGAGGTCGAGCAGAATGTCGGTCGCGGTGTTGTCGCTGACGATGATCATCAGCACCGCGAGATCGCGGACCGTGAGCCGCGTGCCGCCGGACAGCTCCTTGAGCACGCCGGAGCCGGGCGCCTTCATGT
It encodes the following:
- a CDS encoding serine hydrolase — protein: MLARVRRIAGRLDGTMGVYVHHLTRGDTVALEADRPFQMASVFKVPLLAELMSQAVAGRRSLDEQIAVTDDMKAPGSGVLKELSGGTRLTVRDLAVLMIIVSDNTATDILLDLIGADAVNARLAACGLRRTVVTMGCRGLLRDLVGLGDAPDTSETRRLAAERLRLRQLDWNARVYHDARANMTTPREMGRLIELIVRPVLGNGTDGPIPREACRLMLDIMRRQQVRDRLPLLLPPGIEMAHKTGSLTRVSNDAGVLYTAAGPCVVSVFTRDLADDLKGRLAIAEVGRAVYDAYA